One part of the Fusobacterium sp. FSA-380-WT-3A genome encodes these proteins:
- the rbr gene encoding rubrerythrin translates to MEEKKEEGKNKYSGTKTEKNLLEALAGESMARNKYTFFASVAKAEGYEQIHNLFIKTADNEREHSKLWFKELGMLGDTSENLLHAAEGENYEWTDMYDKFAREADEEGFHDLALKFRAVAKIEKAHEERYRKLLSNVEMKKVFEKSEETMWECINCGHLVMGKKAPESCEVCGYAQGFFEVRSENY, encoded by the coding sequence ATAGAAGAAAAAAAAGAAGAAGGAAAAAATAAATATTCAGGAACAAAAACAGAGAAAAATTTATTAGAAGCCTTAGCTGGAGAATCAATGGCTAGAAATAAATATACTTTCTTTGCTAGTGTGGCTAAAGCTGAAGGATATGAGCAAATTCATAATTTATTTATAAAAACAGCTGATAATGAAAGAGAACATTCAAAATTATGGTTTAAAGAGTTAGGAATGCTAGGAGATACTAGTGAAAATTTATTGCATGCAGCTGAAGGAGAAAATTATGAATGGACAGATATGTATGATAAATTTGCTAGAGAAGCTGATGAAGAAGGATTCCATGATTTAGCATTAAAGTTTAGAGCTGTAGCAAAAATTGAAAAAGCTCATGAAGAAAGATATAGAAAATTATTAAGCAATGTTGAAATGAAAAAAGTATTTGAAAAATCAGAAGAAACTATGTGGGAATGTATAAACTGTGGTCACTTAGTAATGGGTAAAAAAGCTCCTGAAAGTTGTGAAGTTTGTGGATATGCACAAGGATTTTTTGAAGTAAGAAGTGAAAATTATTAA
- the rpsD gene encoding 30S ribosomal protein S4, giving the protein MARNRQPILKKCRALGIEPMILGVNKTSKRGFRPNANKKPTEYAVQLREKQKARFIYNVMENQFRKLYEEATRKDGVTGLVLVEFLERRLENVVYRLGFAKTRRQARQIVSHGHIAVNGRRVNIASYRVKVGDVISVIENSKNIEIIKEAIEGATVPAWLELDRAAFAGKVLQNPTKEDLDFDLDEALIVEFYSR; this is encoded by the coding sequence ATGGCAAGAAATAGACAGCCTATATTAAAAAAATGTAGAGCACTTGGAATTGAGCCTATGATTTTAGGAGTAAATAAAACTTCAAAAAGAGGGTTCAGACCAAATGCAAATAAAAAACCTACAGAATATGCAGTACAATTAAGAGAAAAACAAAAAGCTAGATTTATATATAATGTAATGGAAAATCAATTTAGAAAACTTTATGAAGAAGCAACTAGAAAAGATGGAGTAACAGGTTTAGTTTTAGTTGAATTCTTAGAAAGAAGATTAGAAAATGTTGTTTACAGATTAGGATTTGCAAAAACTAGAAGACAAGCTAGACAAATCGTTTCTCACGGACATATCGCTGTAAATGGAAGAAGAGTAAACATTGCTTCTTACAGAGTTAAAGTAGGAGATGTTATATCTGTAATTGAAAATTCTAAAAATATAGAAATAATAAAAGAAGCTATCGAAGGAGCTACAGTACCAGCTTGGTTAGAATTAGACAGAGCTGCATTTGCTGGAAAAGTTCTTCAAAATCCAACAAAAGAAGATTTAGACTTTGATTTAGATGAAGCCTTAATAGTTGAGTTCTATTCTAGATAA
- a CDS encoding tripartite tricarboxylate transporter TctB family protein, whose protein sequence is MEKFQKKYIAVIIIYIVTFSFFIQSFSLVKDAGLFPRLISGILIFLNTLYALEIYRGIDNKKKKKDDMLPNKLIGIIVLSTLYVIIVNFLGYVITTLIYLPVTMRYLGIKNNKIILLSSVISVTVIYLCFVTLLDVPIPTGILGI, encoded by the coding sequence ATGGAAAAATTTCAAAAAAAATATATAGCAGTAATTATAATATATATTGTTACTTTTTCTTTTTTCATTCAATCTTTTTCTTTAGTAAAAGATGCTGGATTATTTCCAAGATTAATATCAGGAATATTAATTTTTCTTAATACTCTTTATGCTCTAGAAATATATAGAGGAATTGATAATAAAAAGAAGAAAAAAGATGATATGTTACCTAATAAATTAATTGGTATTATTGTTCTTTCTACATTATATGTTATAATTGTTAATTTTTTAGGTTATGTTATTACAACATTGATTTATTTACCAGTAACCATGAGATACTTAGGAATAAAGAATAACAAGATTATATTGTTATCATCTGTAATAAGTGTGACAGTTATTTATCTATGTTTTGTTACATTACTTGATGTTCCTATTCCTACTGGAATATTAGGTATATAA
- a CDS encoding MATE family efflux transporter translates to MKKNTYILTEGNIKSQLIYLALPLLIGNIFQQFYNLVDTIIVGKYIGENAFAALGIAGSVMNLFIFLIGGCCTGVSIILSTFYGKQDLTSYRKESFLALSFGLIFTITLSIISIFLLPTILNIINTPEELTIYVTQYLVVIFIGLFITFLYNLFASQLRSMGNTKYALIFLIISMICNIFLDIIFIKFLNLGIAGAGWATVISQGISAFLCFIYLRKNFPECILSKKDIKYDGKLLKKTIYFSSISALHQSSLYIGKILVQGAVNTLGTFGIAAYTATSRIEGISNTFAISGTEAISVFIAQNLGAGNKKRAYDGFKISLILMYSLGLVMALFMYLGASPFIKMLLENANEETVSNGVEYLKVISYFYILCFNGSAFVGYFRGSGILNIPFIGTTLQIIIRVVLSYLFIDSLKLGGVAWATGIGWIAISSFHIYNFFKTKNKVF, encoded by the coding sequence ATGAAAAAAAACACATATATACTAACAGAAGGAAATATTAAATCTCAACTTATTTATTTGGCTCTTCCACTTTTAATAGGAAATATTTTCCAACAATTTTACAATTTAGTTGATACAATTATTGTAGGAAAATATATTGGAGAAAATGCCTTTGCTGCCTTAGGAATAGCTGGTAGTGTTATGAATCTTTTCATTTTTCTTATAGGTGGTTGTTGTACTGGGGTTTCTATTATCCTTTCTACTTTTTATGGAAAACAAGATTTAACTTCCTATAGAAAAGAATCTTTTTTAGCTCTTTCTTTTGGTTTAATATTTACTATAACTTTAAGTATTATTTCTATTTTTTTATTACCTACTATATTAAATATTATTAATACTCCAGAAGAATTAACCATATACGTTACCCAATACTTAGTTGTAATATTTATTGGTTTATTTATTACTTTCTTATATAATTTATTTGCTTCTCAATTAAGATCAATGGGAAATACAAAATATGCTCTTATTTTCTTAATTATTTCTATGATTTGTAATATTTTTTTAGATATTATTTTTATAAAATTTTTAAATTTAGGAATAGCTGGAGCTGGTTGGGCAACTGTAATTTCTCAAGGAATTTCTGCTTTTTTATGTTTTATTTATCTAAGAAAAAACTTCCCTGAATGTATTCTTTCTAAAAAAGATATAAAATATGATGGAAAACTTCTAAAAAAAACTATCTACTTTTCTTCAATTTCAGCTCTTCATCAATCTAGTCTTTATATAGGAAAAATATTAGTTCAAGGAGCTGTAAATACCTTAGGAACTTTTGGAATAGCAGCCTACACGGCTACAAGTAGAATAGAAGGAATTTCTAATACCTTTGCTATAAGTGGAACTGAAGCAATTTCTGTTTTTATTGCTCAAAATCTTGGAGCTGGAAATAAAAAAAGAGCCTATGATGGTTTTAAAATAAGTCTTATTTTAATGTATTCTTTAGGTCTTGTAATGGCTTTATTTATGTATCTTGGAGCTAGTCCTTTTATAAAAATGTTACTTGAAAATGCAAATGAAGAAACTGTTAGTAATGGGGTTGAATATTTAAAAGTAATTTCTTATTTCTATATTCTTTGTTTTAATGGAAGTGCTTTTGTTGGATATTTCAGAGGAAGTGGAATTTTAAACATTCCTTTTATTGGAACTACATTGCAAATTATAATTAGAGTTGTTCTTTCATATTTATTTATTGATTCACTTAAACTTGGGGGTGTAGCTTGGGCTACAGGTATTGGATGGATAGCTATTTCAAGTTTTCATATCTATAATTTCTTTAAAACTAAAAATAAAGTTTTTTAA
- a CDS encoding Xaa-Pro peptidase family protein has product MIEVIKCIEKRIEKLMYFMKEKNLDFIIISNPENIFYYTNFNPIIYSNPPFVIIKKTGECILLLHSIRKFHAEGSKNIFGKILFYGFWGETQSIGKTFQEALIKIVGITKIKLGIEMENLNLKLFLELKEKLNIENIFDVTGFIKQQRIIKDIYEIDCIRKAAELSDLGVKTVIKYLEIGYSELEACTEAHYQMRKRWQEKYSDYEVSGFGTKENGQIDSLNVWCMSNERIIYGCDCPINYKVKKGDLILPMAWARIGGYAAETERTIFVKELTEEKSKLFETVLATRDKIFSMIKPNIIVENLYIEAIKIFIEKGFEKVLPGRIGHGIGLSTHGFPSITLGNKEILKENMVLTIEPGIMMKDYGIRHSDTILITKDGFEFLTNLERGKIKINKE; this is encoded by the coding sequence ATGATTGAAGTAATAAAATGTATAGAAAAACGTATAGAAAAATTAATGTACTTTATGAAAGAAAAAAATTTAGATTTTATTATAATATCTAATCCTGAAAATATATTTTATTACACAAATTTTAATCCAATTATATATAGTAATCCACCATTTGTAATTATAAAAAAAACAGGAGAATGTATATTATTATTACATTCAATAAGAAAATTTCATGCAGAAGGAAGTAAAAATATTTTTGGAAAAATTTTATTTTATGGTTTTTGGGGAGAAACACAGAGTATAGGGAAAACTTTTCAGGAAGCATTGATAAAAATAGTGGGTATAACTAAAATAAAACTTGGTATAGAAATGGAAAATTTAAATTTAAAATTATTTTTAGAATTAAAAGAAAAATTAAATATTGAAAATATTTTTGATGTAACAGGATTTATAAAACAACAAAGAATAATAAAGGATATTTATGAAATAGATTGTATAAGAAAAGCTGCTGAATTAAGTGATTTAGGAGTTAAAACTGTAATAAAATATTTGGAAATAGGGTATTCAGAGTTAGAAGCTTGTACAGAAGCTCATTATCAAATGAGAAAAAGATGGCAAGAAAAATATTCTGACTATGAAGTAAGTGGATTTGGAACTAAAGAAAATGGACAAATTGATTCTTTAAATGTATGGTGTATGTCAAATGAAAGAATAATATATGGCTGTGATTGTCCAATAAATTATAAAGTAAAAAAAGGAGATTTAATTTTACCAATGGCTTGGGCTAGAATAGGTGGTTATGCAGCAGAAACGGAAAGAACAATTTTTGTGAAAGAATTAACAGAGGAAAAAAGCAAGCTTTTTGAGACAGTTTTAGCGACAAGAGATAAGATATTTTCTATGATAAAACCTAATATTATAGTTGAAAATTTATATATAGAAGCAATAAAAATTTTTATAGAAAAAGGATTTGAAAAAGTTTTACCTGGACGAATAGGGCATGGAATAGGTTTATCAACCCACGGGTTTCCATCTATCACTTTAGGTAATAAAGAAATATTGAAAGAAAATATGGTATTAACTATAGAACCAGGGATAATGATGAAAGATTATGGAATTAGACATTCTGATACAATTTTAATAACAAAAGATGGATTTGAATTTTTAACCAACTTAGAGAGAGGAAAAATAAAAATAAATAAGGAGTAA
- a CDS encoding LA_2272 family surface repeat-containing protein translates to MNTKIVLAGLTLASSIAFGAGPQFSVAPGIQFGATKYDTITNFSFNLLGAENQNMSGLDISLVGYRKINGNFSGVHFPIFGLEAFRVGGNMEGVSISLWNDIQGNLNGGTLGIVNTIGGDSTFNLGGVNYVEGRAMVQLGLVNYSQSVGGIQLGFVNATQNLEGLQVGFVNYAANGILPVLPIINFRKSF, encoded by the coding sequence ATGAATACAAAAATAGTTTTAGCTGGTTTAACTTTAGCCTCTTCAATAGCTTTTGGAGCTGGACCTCAATTTTCTGTAGCTCCTGGAATACAATTTGGAGCAACTAAATATGATACAATAACAAATTTCAGTTTTAACCTATTAGGGGCTGAAAACCAAAATATGTCTGGATTAGATATATCATTAGTTGGATATAGAAAAATTAATGGAAATTTTAGTGGAGTACATTTTCCTATATTTGGATTAGAAGCTTTTAGAGTTGGTGGTAATATGGAAGGTGTTTCTATATCTTTATGGAATGATATACAAGGAAATTTAAATGGTGGAACTTTAGGAATAGTAAATACTATTGGAGGGGATTCTACATTTAATTTAGGTGGAGTGAACTATGTAGAAGGTAGAGCAATGGTACAGTTAGGTTTGGTAAATTATTCTCAATCTGTTGGAGGAATTCAGTTAGGTTTTGTTAATGCAACACAAAATTTAGAAGGACTTCAAGTGGGATTTGTAAACTATGCTGCTAATGGAATTTTACCAGTTTTACCAATTATAAATTTTAGGAAATCTTTTTAA
- the rplQ gene encoding 50S ribosomal protein L17: MNHNKSYRKLGRRADHRMAMLKNLTISLVKEEKLETTVTRAKELRKFAERMITLGKKGTLADRRRAFAFLRDEEAVAKLFNDLAPKYAERNGGYTRIIKTSVRKGDSAELAIIALV, encoded by the coding sequence ATGAATCACAATAAATCATATAGAAAGTTAGGAAGAAGAGCTGACCATAGAATGGCTATGCTTAAAAACTTAACAATCTCATTAGTAAAAGAAGAAAAATTAGAAACTACAGTTACTAGAGCTAAAGAACTTAGAAAATTTGCTGAAAGAATGATAACTTTAGGTAAAAAAGGAACTTTAGCTGACAGAAGAAGAGCTTTTGCTTTTTTAAGAGACGAAGAAGCAGTAGCAAAATTATTCAATGATTTAGCACCAAAATATGCTGAAAGAAATGGTGGGTATACTAGAATAATTAAAACTTCTGTAAGAAAAGGTGACTCTGCTGAGCTAGCTATAATAGCTTTAGTATAA
- the rpsK gene encoding 30S ribosomal protein S11, which produces MAKKVAKVKKKLKNIPSGVAHIHSTFNNTIIAITDPEGRVVSWKSGGTSGFKGTKKGTPFAAQIAAEQAAGIAMENGMKKVEVKVKGPGSGREACVRSLQAAGLEVTKITDVTPVPHNGCRPPKRRRV; this is translated from the coding sequence TTGGCTAAAAAAGTAGCTAAAGTTAAAAAGAAATTAAAAAATATTCCTAGCGGAGTAGCTCATATACATTCAACATTCAATAACACAATTATTGCTATTACTGACCCAGAAGGAAGAGTAGTAAGTTGGAAATCAGGTGGAACTTCAGGTTTCAAAGGAACTAAAAAAGGAACTCCATTTGCAGCTCAAATCGCAGCAGAACAAGCAGCTGGAATAGCTATGGAAAATGGAATGAAAAAAGTTGAAGTTAAAGTAAAAGGACCTGGTTCAGGAAGAGAAGCTTGTGTAAGATCATTACAAGCAGCAGGATTAGAAGTTACAAAAATAACTGACGTAACACCAGTTCCACACAATGGATGTAGACCACCAAAAAGAAGAAGAGTGTAG
- a CDS encoding LysR family transcriptional regulator, translated as MNFTNLEYFLLLAEELNFTKAANKLYISQQSLSVHIAKLEKYFNIKLFDRNNPITLTPAGKCLYIRAKEIFETKSILETEMDNIKNNIIDEITIGATISRGSLILPFIIKKFQEEYPFTKINIYQESSSKKLEEALYKGKVDIIIGFTPSDITAITSIFFCKEEFFIVVPKKILEKYFPNKEEVIMQEFQKSLNFNLLKDCPFIKMDSKTYAGKVFDDIFKEQKLKPNVYINISNIETMLSLCEEGLGIIIIPKIFITTPLREKNRLEFEKKNYYFSIQIPENNFTISLSYLKKKKLSFNGKEFIRIAKELGKEYNLD; from the coding sequence ATGAATTTTACAAATTTAGAATATTTTCTTTTATTAGCTGAAGAGTTAAATTTTACTAAAGCAGCAAATAAATTATATATTTCACAACAATCTTTAAGTGTTCATATAGCAAAATTAGAGAAATATTTTAATATAAAGTTATTTGATAGAAATAATCCAATAACATTAACTCCTGCAGGAAAGTGTTTATATATTAGGGCAAAAGAGATATTTGAAACAAAAAGTATTTTAGAAACAGAAATGGATAATATAAAAAATAATATAATAGATGAAATAACGATAGGAGCAACAATTTCACGGGGTTCTTTAATATTACCTTTTATAATAAAAAAATTTCAAGAAGAATATCCTTTTACTAAGATAAATATTTATCAAGAAAGTTCTTCAAAAAAGTTGGAAGAAGCATTGTATAAAGGAAAAGTTGATATTATAATTGGATTTACTCCAAGTGATATAACAGCTATAACTAGTATATTTTTTTGTAAGGAAGAATTTTTTATAGTAGTTCCTAAAAAGATACTTGAAAAATATTTTCCTAATAAAGAAGAAGTTATTATGCAAGAATTTCAAAAAAGTTTAAATTTTAATTTATTAAAAGATTGTCCTTTTATAAAAATGGATTCAAAGACTTATGCTGGGAAAGTTTTTGATGATATTTTTAAAGAACAAAAACTAAAACCAAATGTTTATATAAATATTTCAAATATAGAGACAATGTTGTCTTTATGTGAAGAAGGACTAGGTATAATTATTATTCCTAAAATATTTATTACAACTCCATTAAGAGAAAAAAATAGGTTAGAATTTGAAAAGAAAAATTATTATTTTTCAATTCAAATACCTGAAAATAATTTTACTATATCATTAAGTTATCTAAAGAAAAAGAAATTATCATTTAATGGAAAAGAATTTATAAGAATAGCAAAAGAATTAGGAAAAGAATATAATTTAGATTAA
- a CDS encoding DNA-directed RNA polymerase subunit alpha, protein MLKIEKHARGINITEVKESEFKGQYVIEPLYRGYGNTIGNALRRVLLSSIPGAAIKGVKIEGVSSEFSIMEGVKEPVTDIILNIKEIVVKTESVGERKMTLSVKGPKIVTAADIIPDIGLEIVNPEQVICTITTDREVEMEFLVDVGEGFIVSEDIDKKDWPIGYIAVDAIYTPIRKVSYSVEATMVGRMTDFDKLIINIETDGSVAIRDTVSYAVELLKLYLNPFLDLGNRMEYLRDESEEEEEEVEKQEKDGNILETKIEELDLTVRSFNCLKKAGIEEVGQLARLSMNDLLKIKNLGRKSLDEILEKMKELGFDLNQNEYSE, encoded by the coding sequence ATGTTAAAAATTGAAAAACATGCTAGAGGTATAAACATAACAGAAGTAAAAGAGAGTGAATTTAAAGGACAATATGTGATTGAACCTTTATATAGAGGGTATGGAAATACAATTGGAAATGCTCTAAGAAGAGTTCTACTTTCTTCTATACCTGGTGCAGCAATAAAAGGTGTCAAAATTGAGGGTGTTTCTAGCGAATTTTCAATTATGGAAGGGGTAAAAGAACCTGTTACAGATATTATCCTTAACATAAAAGAAATAGTAGTTAAAACAGAATCTGTTGGAGAGAGAAAAATGACTCTTTCTGTTAAAGGACCAAAAATAGTTACAGCAGCTGATATTATTCCTGATATTGGATTAGAAATAGTTAATCCTGAACAAGTTATTTGTACAATAACTACAGATAGAGAAGTTGAAATGGAATTCTTAGTAGATGTTGGAGAAGGATTTATAGTATCAGAAGATATTGATAAAAAAGATTGGCCAATTGGATATATAGCAGTAGATGCTATATACACACCAATCAGAAAAGTATCTTATTCTGTTGAAGCAACTATGGTTGGAAGAATGACAGACTTTGACAAACTAATAATTAATATAGAGACTGATGGAAGTGTTGCAATAAGAGATACAGTTTCTTATGCAGTTGAACTTTTAAAACTATATTTAAATCCTTTCTTAGATTTAGGAAATAGAATGGAATATTTAAGAGACGAATCTGAAGAAGAGGAAGAAGAAGTAGAAAAACAAGAAAAAGATGGAAATATTTTAGAAACTAAGATAGAAGAGTTAGATTTAACTGTTAGATCATTTAATTGTTTAAAGAAAGCTGGAATAGAAGAAGTTGGACAACTTGCTAGATTAAGCATGAATGACCTTCTAAAAATAAAAAATCTTGGAAGAAAATCTCTTGATGAAATCCTTGAAAAAATGAAAGAATTAGGATTTGACCTTAATCAGAATGAATATTCTGAATAA
- a CDS encoding uroporphyrinogen decarboxylase family protein yields MNKIERIKAAISGEKVDKLPYAFWSHLPGIDLDPVRLAKETYNFYKKYDIDFVKTMNNGMYSIEDFGCKVDYSQVPLGGVAKIIDTPISCGDDWENIKAVKITEGSLARELYSLELLLDMLKNENVPVVFTAFSPLTTAEKLSSKMIRKHIEEGKGGLIHKALEEITKTTCELVKKAIDMGASGIFFASQLTTFDEMTEKEYLEYGKPYDLKVLEAASKGWFNIVHAHGNNIMFDILKDYPVQVFNWHAWETLPEVEEAKDLTHKCLMGGIKRMDITNCNKNEVRNQIYKSIKILNRKNHILTPGCVIRYPLNEEMLKFVKITKDEIENNLS; encoded by the coding sequence ATGAATAAAATAGAGAGAATTAAAGCAGCTATTTCAGGTGAGAAAGTAGATAAACTTCCTTATGCTTTCTGGAGTCATCTTCCTGGAATTGACTTAGATCCAGTAAGACTAGCAAAAGAAACATATAATTTTTATAAAAAATATGATATAGATTTTGTAAAAACTATGAATAATGGAATGTATTCTATTGAAGATTTTGGTTGTAAAGTTGATTATTCACAAGTTCCATTAGGAGGAGTAGCTAAAATTATAGACACTCCAATATCTTGTGGAGATGATTGGGAAAATATAAAAGCTGTTAAAATAACAGAAGGATCTCTAGCAAGGGAGCTTTATTCTTTAGAATTACTTCTTGATATGTTAAAAAATGAAAATGTTCCTGTTGTATTTACTGCTTTTAGTCCATTAACTACTGCAGAAAAATTATCTTCTAAAATGATAAGAAAACATATAGAGGAAGGAAAAGGAGGACTTATTCATAAAGCTTTAGAAGAGATAACAAAAACAACCTGTGAATTAGTAAAAAAAGCTATCGATATGGGAGCTTCTGGAATATTTTTTGCATCTCAATTAACTACATTTGATGAGATGACAGAGAAGGAGTACCTTGAATATGGAAAACCATATGATTTAAAAGTATTAGAAGCTGCTTCAAAAGGATGGTTTAATATAGTTCATGCTCATGGTAATAATATAATGTTTGACATATTAAAAGATTATCCAGTACAAGTTTTTAATTGGCATGCTTGGGAAACTTTACCAGAAGTAGAAGAAGCTAAAGATTTAACTCATAAATGTTTAATGGGTGGAATAAAAAGAATGGATATTACAAATTGTAATAAAAATGAGGTTCGTAATCAGATTTATAAATCTATTAAAATATTAAATAGAAAAAATCATATTTTAACTCCTGGTTGTGTTATTAGATATCCTTTAAATGAAGAAATGTTAAAATTTGTAAAAATAACTAAAGATGAGATAGAAAATAATCTTAGTTAA
- a CDS encoding tripartite tricarboxylate transporter substrate binding protein: MKIKKRILALFLSIFTIFGLIGCSQGKEVKIDPKYPKKPVEVIVGFSAGGGTDACARLVFQYAGKYFGQKFAIVNRPGASGEIAWTELSKAPTDGYTIGFINPPTFNSHPVQRPGCKYSMDSFKIIANMVTDPACFVVRANSPINSINDLYDMAKTKNISIGYSGPGTSESLMLRQIEEIKKINLDKIPYDGSAPSVVALLGGHVDSVVMNVSEAITYTVDGSLKLIAVSSRDRVEAFPEVSTLAEQGLEVYNEAYRGVAAPAGMPDEYIAKIEDSIKKALQDPEFIAKAKTQNLPLDYMGSEEFTNIILGIDANLREEFKKGEW; this comes from the coding sequence ATGAAAATTAAAAAAAGAATTTTGGCATTATTTTTATCTATTTTTACAATATTTGGATTAATCGGTTGTTCTCAAGGAAAGGAAGTAAAAATTGATCCTAAATATCCTAAAAAACCAGTAGAAGTTATAGTCGGATTCTCAGCTGGTGGAGGAACAGATGCTTGTGCAAGACTTGTATTTCAATATGCTGGAAAATATTTTGGACAAAAGTTTGCAATAGTTAATAGACCAGGTGCTTCTGGTGAAATAGCTTGGACTGAATTATCAAAAGCTCCTACTGATGGTTATACAATAGGATTTATTAATCCTCCAACTTTTAACTCTCATCCAGTTCAAAGACCAGGGTGTAAATATTCTATGGATAGTTTTAAAATAATTGCAAATATGGTTACAGATCCTGCTTGTTTTGTGGTTAGAGCCAATAGCCCTATTAATTCCATAAATGATTTATATGATATGGCAAAAACAAAAAATATTTCTATAGGATATTCTGGACCAGGAACATCAGAGTCTTTAATGTTAAGACAAATAGAGGAAATTAAAAAAATAAATCTTGATAAAATACCATATGATGGTTCAGCACCTTCAGTTGTAGCTTTATTAGGTGGTCATGTTGATTCAGTAGTAATGAATGTATCAGAAGCCATTACTTATACAGTAGATGGTTCTTTAAAACTTATTGCTGTCTCTTCAAGAGATAGAGTTGAAGCATTCCCCGAAGTTTCAACATTAGCTGAACAAGGATTAGAAGTTTATAATGAAGCATATAGAGGAGTAGCTGCTCCTGCTGGAATGCCAGATGAATATATAGCAAAAATAGAAGATTCAATAAAAAAAGCATTACAAGATCCAGAGTTTATAGCTAAAGCAAAAACTCAAAACTTACCATTAGATTATATGGGTTCTGAAGAATTTACAAATATTATTTTAGGAATAGATGCAAATTTAAGAGAAGAATTCAAAAAAGGAGAATGGTAA
- the rpsM gene encoding 30S ribosomal protein S13, whose translation MARIAGVDIPRNKRVEISLTYIYGIGRKTSQDILTQAGVNFDTRVKDLTEEELNKIRGIIDGLKVEGDLRKEVRLSIKRLLDIRCYRGLRHKMNLPVRGQRSKTNARTRKGPKKMVKK comes from the coding sequence TTGGCTAGAATCGCTGGAGTAGACATTCCTAGAAATAAGAGAGTAGAAATATCTTTAACTTATATCTATGGAATTGGAAGAAAAACTTCTCAAGACATTTTAACTCAAGCAGGAGTTAATTTTGACACAAGAGTAAAGGACTTAACTGAAGAAGAATTAAACAAAATTAGAGGTATCATTGATGGATTAAAAGTAGAAGGAGACTTAAGAAAAGAAGTTAGACTTTCTATAAAAAGACTTTTAGACATTAGATGTTACAGAGGATTAAGACACAAAATGAACTTACCAGTAAGAGGACAAAGATCTAAGACTAACGCTAGAACTAGAAAAGGTCCTAAAAAAATGGTAAAAAAATAA